In Helianthus annuus cultivar XRQ/B chromosome 8, HanXRQr2.0-SUNRISE, whole genome shotgun sequence, a single genomic region encodes these proteins:
- the LOC110873767 gene encoding plasma membrane ATPase 1 isoform X1, producing the protein MGEEKPEALEAVLKETVDLESIPIEEVFENLRCSKDGLTTSAAEQRLIIFGHNKLEEKKESKFLKFLGFMWNPLSWVMEAAAIMAIALANGGGKPPDWQDFVGIITLLIINSTISFIEENNAGNAAAALMARLAPKAKILRDGKWNEEDASMLVPGDIISIKLGDIIPADARLLDGDPLKIDQSALTGESLPVTKGPGDGVYSGSTCKQGEIEAVVIATGVHTFFGKAAHLVDSTNQVGHFQKVLTAIGNFCICSIAVGMVIEIIVMFPIQDRQYRPGIDNLLVLLIGGIPIAMPTVLSVTMAIGSHRLAQQGAITKRMTAIEEMAGMDVLCSDKTGTLTLNKLTVDKNLIDVFAKGVDADTVVLMAARASRTENQDAIDAAIVGMLADPKEARADIQELHFLPFNPTDKRTALTYLDSQGKMHRVSKGAPEQILNLAHNKSDIERRVHAVIDKFADRGLRSLAVAYQEVPEGRKESPGGPWQFIGLMPLFDPPRHDSAETIRRALNLGVNVKMITGDQLAIGKETGRRLGMGTNMYPSSALLGQNKDESIAALPIDELIEKADGFAGVFPEHKYEIVKRLQARKHICGMTGDGVNDAPALKKADIGIAVADATDAARSASDIVLTEPGLSVIISAVLTSRAIFQRMKNYTIYAVSITIRIVLGFMLLALIWKFDFPPFMVLIIAILNDGTIMTISKDRVKPSPLPDSWKLAEIFTTGVVLGSYLAMMTVIFFWAAYKTDFFPRTFGVPTLEKTAHDDFRKLASAIYLQVSTISQALIFVTRSRSWSFVERPGWLLVIAFAIAQLVATLIAVYANWSFAAVEGIGWGWAGVIWLYNIVFYFPLDIIKFFIRYALSGRAWDLVIERRIAFTRQKDFGKEQRELQWAHAQRTLHGLEVPDTKMFGDRTNVTELNQMAEEAKRRAEIARLRELHTLKGHVESVVRLKGLDIETIQQAYTV; encoded by the exons ATGGGGGAGGAGAAGCCTGAAGCTCTTGAAGCTGTTTTGAAGGAGACTGTAGATTTG gaaAGTATACCCATTGAAGAGGTTTTTGAGAATCTGAGATGTAGCAAAGATGGTCTCACCACTTCTGCTGCTGAACAAAGATTAATCATTTTTGGGCATAATAAACTTGAAGAAAAAAAG GAGAGCAAATTCCTGAAGTTTTTAGGGTTTATGTGGAATCCATTATCATGGGTTATGGAAGCTGCTGCTATCATGGCTATAGCCCTTGCTAATGGAGGA GGAAAGCCTCCTGATTGGCAAGATTTTGTGGGTATTATCACTTTGCTCATAATCAACTCCACCATTAGTTTCATTGAAGAAAACAATGCTGGTAATGCAGCAGCTGCTCTCATGGCTAGACTGGCCCCAAAAGCAAAG ATCTTAAGAGATGGGAAATGGAATGAAGAAGATGCTTCCATGTTAGTCCCTGGAGATATAATTAGTATAAAGTTAGGTGATATTATTCCAGCCGATGCTCGTTTGCTCGATGGCGATCCGTTAAAGATTGACCAG TCGGCTTTAACCGGTGAGTCTCTCCCGGTCACAAAAGGTCCTGGTGACGGTGTCTATTCCGGTTCGACATGCAAACAGGGTGAAATCGAGGCGGTTGTGATAGCTACCGGGGTCCACACGTTCTTCGGGAAAGCTGCTCATCTTGTTGATAGCACAAACCAAGTTGGTCATTTTCAGAAA GTTTTGACTGCGATCGGGAATTTCTGTATTTGTTCTATTGCTGTTGGTATGGTGATTGAGATAATTGTGATGTTCCCGATTCAAGATAGGCAGTATCGCCCCGGGATCGATAATCTTCTTGTTCTTTTGATCGGAGGAATCCCGATCGCTATGCCGACCGTTCTTTCCGTAACGATGGCTATCGGGTCTCATCGATTGGCGCAACAG GGAGCGATTACGAAAAGAATGACAGCGAtagaagaaatggcaggaatgGACGTTCTTTGCAGTGACAAAACCGGAACGTTGACTTTGAACAAACTTACAGTTGACAAGAATCTTATCGAT GTATTTGCCAAAGGAGTAGACGCCGATACTGTGGTTCTGATGGCGGCCCGAGCCTCGAGAACCGAAAATCAAGATGCCATTGATGCTGCAATAGTCGGTATGCTGGCTGATCCAAAAGAG GCACGTGCTGATATTCAAGAGTTGCATTTTCTGCCATTTAATCCTACCGATAAGCGTACTGCATTAACGTATTTAGACAGTCAGGGTAAAATGCATAGAGTCAGCAAAGGCGCCCCCGAGCAG ATCTTGAATCTTGCACACAACAAATCGGACATAGAACGCCGAGTTCATGCTGTCATCGACAAGTTTGCGGACCGTGGGTTAAGATCACTTGCTGTTGCATACCAG gaaGTTCCAGAGGGACGAAAAGAGAGTCCAGGAGGACCATGGCAGTTCATTGGGCTAATGCCGCTCTTTGATCCGCCACGTCATGATAGTGCCGAGACGATACGGAGGGCTTTGAATCTTGGAGTAAATGTTAAAATGATTACAG GGGATCAACTGGCAATCGGGAAAGAAACCGGAAGACGTCTTGGAATGGGAACCAACATGTACCCTTCTTCAGCTCTGCTCGGTCAAAATAAAGACGAGTCAATTGCTGCTTTACCCATCGACGAACTCATAGAAAAAGCCGACGGTTTCGCGGGTGTTTTCCCCG AACACAAATACGAAATTGTAAAACGTTTACAAGCTAGGAAACACATATGTGGAATGACCGGAGACGGAGTAAATGATGCTCCCGCCCTCAAGAAAGCCGATATCGGGATTGCAGTGGCTGATGCGACCGATGCAGCCCGTAGCGCTTCTGACATCGTCCTTACCGAGCCCGGGCTTAGTGTCATCATCAGTGCTGTTTTGACCAGCCGCGCCATCTTCCAAAGGATGAAAAATTACACG ATTTATGCGGTTTCAATCACCATTCGTATTGTT CTCGGTTTCATGCTGCTGGCTTTGATATGGAAGTTTGACTTCCCGCCTTTCATGGTGCTTATTATCGCAATCCTTAATGACG GAACTATAATGACCATATCGAAGGATAGAGTAAAACCGTCTCCTCTTCCCGATAGCTGGAAACTGGCGGAGATTTTCACCACCGGTGTCGTTCTCGGTAGTTACTTAGCGATGATGACGGTTATATTTTTCTGGGCGGCTTATAAAACAGACTTCTTTCCA CGTACATTTGGCGTTCCGACCCTTGAGAAGACGGCTCACGATGACTTCCGGAAGCTCGCTTCGGCAATATATCTCCAAGTCAGCACAATTAGTCAAGCTCTCATTTTCGTAACGAGATCTCGTAGCTGGTCGTTTGTGGAACGCCCGGGTTGGCTGCTTGTTATTGCTTTTGCTATTGCGCAATTG GTTGCTACATTGATTGCGGTTTATGCCAATTGGAGCTTTGCTGCCGTAGAAGGAATCGGGTGGGGATGGGCTGGCGTTATCTGGCTCTACAATATCGTCTTCTACTTCCCACTTGATATCATTAAGTTCTTTATCCGATATGCTCTTAGTGGGCGGGCCTGGGACCTCGTTATCGAGAGGAGG ATTGCTTTCACAAGGCAAAAGGATTTTGGTAAGGAACAACGTGAGCTCCAATGGGCCCATGCGCAACGAACCCTTCACGGGCTTGAAGTTCCTGACACCAAAATGTTTGGTGATCGTACCAATGTCACTGAACTCAACCAAATGGCCGAAGAAGCCAAACGGAGAGCTGAAATCGCAAG GTTGAGAGAATTGCACACGTTGAAGGGTCATGTTGAATCGGTGGTTAGACTCAAGGGTCTTGACATAGAGACAATTCAACAAGCATACACCGTGTAA
- the LOC110873767 gene encoding plasma membrane ATPase 1 isoform X2: MWNPLSWVMEAAAIMAIALANGGGKPPDWQDFVGIITLLIINSTISFIEENNAGNAAAALMARLAPKAKILRDGKWNEEDASMLVPGDIISIKLGDIIPADARLLDGDPLKIDQSALTGESLPVTKGPGDGVYSGSTCKQGEIEAVVIATGVHTFFGKAAHLVDSTNQVGHFQKVLTAIGNFCICSIAVGMVIEIIVMFPIQDRQYRPGIDNLLVLLIGGIPIAMPTVLSVTMAIGSHRLAQQGAITKRMTAIEEMAGMDVLCSDKTGTLTLNKLTVDKNLIDVFAKGVDADTVVLMAARASRTENQDAIDAAIVGMLADPKEARADIQELHFLPFNPTDKRTALTYLDSQGKMHRVSKGAPEQILNLAHNKSDIERRVHAVIDKFADRGLRSLAVAYQEVPEGRKESPGGPWQFIGLMPLFDPPRHDSAETIRRALNLGVNVKMITGDQLAIGKETGRRLGMGTNMYPSSALLGQNKDESIAALPIDELIEKADGFAGVFPEHKYEIVKRLQARKHICGMTGDGVNDAPALKKADIGIAVADATDAARSASDIVLTEPGLSVIISAVLTSRAIFQRMKNYTIYAVSITIRIVLGFMLLALIWKFDFPPFMVLIIAILNDGTIMTISKDRVKPSPLPDSWKLAEIFTTGVVLGSYLAMMTVIFFWAAYKTDFFPRTFGVPTLEKTAHDDFRKLASAIYLQVSTISQALIFVTRSRSWSFVERPGWLLVIAFAIAQLVATLIAVYANWSFAAVEGIGWGWAGVIWLYNIVFYFPLDIIKFFIRYALSGRAWDLVIERRIAFTRQKDFGKEQRELQWAHAQRTLHGLEVPDTKMFGDRTNVTELNQMAEEAKRRAEIARLRELHTLKGHVESVVRLKGLDIETIQQAYTV; encoded by the exons ATGTGGAATCCATTATCATGGGTTATGGAAGCTGCTGCTATCATGGCTATAGCCCTTGCTAATGGAGGA GGAAAGCCTCCTGATTGGCAAGATTTTGTGGGTATTATCACTTTGCTCATAATCAACTCCACCATTAGTTTCATTGAAGAAAACAATGCTGGTAATGCAGCAGCTGCTCTCATGGCTAGACTGGCCCCAAAAGCAAAG ATCTTAAGAGATGGGAAATGGAATGAAGAAGATGCTTCCATGTTAGTCCCTGGAGATATAATTAGTATAAAGTTAGGTGATATTATTCCAGCCGATGCTCGTTTGCTCGATGGCGATCCGTTAAAGATTGACCAG TCGGCTTTAACCGGTGAGTCTCTCCCGGTCACAAAAGGTCCTGGTGACGGTGTCTATTCCGGTTCGACATGCAAACAGGGTGAAATCGAGGCGGTTGTGATAGCTACCGGGGTCCACACGTTCTTCGGGAAAGCTGCTCATCTTGTTGATAGCACAAACCAAGTTGGTCATTTTCAGAAA GTTTTGACTGCGATCGGGAATTTCTGTATTTGTTCTATTGCTGTTGGTATGGTGATTGAGATAATTGTGATGTTCCCGATTCAAGATAGGCAGTATCGCCCCGGGATCGATAATCTTCTTGTTCTTTTGATCGGAGGAATCCCGATCGCTATGCCGACCGTTCTTTCCGTAACGATGGCTATCGGGTCTCATCGATTGGCGCAACAG GGAGCGATTACGAAAAGAATGACAGCGAtagaagaaatggcaggaatgGACGTTCTTTGCAGTGACAAAACCGGAACGTTGACTTTGAACAAACTTACAGTTGACAAGAATCTTATCGAT GTATTTGCCAAAGGAGTAGACGCCGATACTGTGGTTCTGATGGCGGCCCGAGCCTCGAGAACCGAAAATCAAGATGCCATTGATGCTGCAATAGTCGGTATGCTGGCTGATCCAAAAGAG GCACGTGCTGATATTCAAGAGTTGCATTTTCTGCCATTTAATCCTACCGATAAGCGTACTGCATTAACGTATTTAGACAGTCAGGGTAAAATGCATAGAGTCAGCAAAGGCGCCCCCGAGCAG ATCTTGAATCTTGCACACAACAAATCGGACATAGAACGCCGAGTTCATGCTGTCATCGACAAGTTTGCGGACCGTGGGTTAAGATCACTTGCTGTTGCATACCAG gaaGTTCCAGAGGGACGAAAAGAGAGTCCAGGAGGACCATGGCAGTTCATTGGGCTAATGCCGCTCTTTGATCCGCCACGTCATGATAGTGCCGAGACGATACGGAGGGCTTTGAATCTTGGAGTAAATGTTAAAATGATTACAG GGGATCAACTGGCAATCGGGAAAGAAACCGGAAGACGTCTTGGAATGGGAACCAACATGTACCCTTCTTCAGCTCTGCTCGGTCAAAATAAAGACGAGTCAATTGCTGCTTTACCCATCGACGAACTCATAGAAAAAGCCGACGGTTTCGCGGGTGTTTTCCCCG AACACAAATACGAAATTGTAAAACGTTTACAAGCTAGGAAACACATATGTGGAATGACCGGAGACGGAGTAAATGATGCTCCCGCCCTCAAGAAAGCCGATATCGGGATTGCAGTGGCTGATGCGACCGATGCAGCCCGTAGCGCTTCTGACATCGTCCTTACCGAGCCCGGGCTTAGTGTCATCATCAGTGCTGTTTTGACCAGCCGCGCCATCTTCCAAAGGATGAAAAATTACACG ATTTATGCGGTTTCAATCACCATTCGTATTGTT CTCGGTTTCATGCTGCTGGCTTTGATATGGAAGTTTGACTTCCCGCCTTTCATGGTGCTTATTATCGCAATCCTTAATGACG GAACTATAATGACCATATCGAAGGATAGAGTAAAACCGTCTCCTCTTCCCGATAGCTGGAAACTGGCGGAGATTTTCACCACCGGTGTCGTTCTCGGTAGTTACTTAGCGATGATGACGGTTATATTTTTCTGGGCGGCTTATAAAACAGACTTCTTTCCA CGTACATTTGGCGTTCCGACCCTTGAGAAGACGGCTCACGATGACTTCCGGAAGCTCGCTTCGGCAATATATCTCCAAGTCAGCACAATTAGTCAAGCTCTCATTTTCGTAACGAGATCTCGTAGCTGGTCGTTTGTGGAACGCCCGGGTTGGCTGCTTGTTATTGCTTTTGCTATTGCGCAATTG GTTGCTACATTGATTGCGGTTTATGCCAATTGGAGCTTTGCTGCCGTAGAAGGAATCGGGTGGGGATGGGCTGGCGTTATCTGGCTCTACAATATCGTCTTCTACTTCCCACTTGATATCATTAAGTTCTTTATCCGATATGCTCTTAGTGGGCGGGCCTGGGACCTCGTTATCGAGAGGAGG ATTGCTTTCACAAGGCAAAAGGATTTTGGTAAGGAACAACGTGAGCTCCAATGGGCCCATGCGCAACGAACCCTTCACGGGCTTGAAGTTCCTGACACCAAAATGTTTGGTGATCGTACCAATGTCACTGAACTCAACCAAATGGCCGAAGAAGCCAAACGGAGAGCTGAAATCGCAAG GTTGAGAGAATTGCACACGTTGAAGGGTCATGTTGAATCGGTGGTTAGACTCAAGGGTCTTGACATAGAGACAATTCAACAAGCATACACCGTGTAA